The nucleotide sequence GGAGGGACAGCATTTATCTCCCATGTCTGCCTTTTATCCGAGAGATCTCTTCTCACATTCTCTATACACAGCCTTTCCTGGAAAACATCAAGGGGATCTTCTTGTCTTGGGATGGAGGTGAGGGCGTGGTCCCCGTTAAATTAGCTCACCACTATCTGAGCTCCGAACTTTCCCTGCCCTCCCACCCTGCGCTCATTCCTGTAGACTTCTTATGCGCGCATGCGCGCGTTTTCCAGCGGGCTGAGGCCAGGCTCTCAGGCCTCCCCTGTCTATTGCAGATTACTCTCATGGCTTTGGTGGCCGCTATGGAGTAGAGAAGGATAAACGGGACAAAGCAGCTCTAGGATATGACTACAAGGGAGAGACGGAGAAGCACGAGTCTCAGCGAGGTAAGTAGGTtggattgggaggagggaggtCCCAGAATAAGGAGAGGGACAAGGAGAGTCAACACGGATGGAAAGGACAGCAGAATTGGAAGCAGGGCAGAGAATGGGGCAAGGAGGAAAGGGATTGAGGAAGGAGTGGAGCCAGGCAGGGTAATGGGCTGCTTGGTGTGAGGATCACAAGCCAGTCAGCCTTAGTGGGGACAGAGAGCTCTTCCCTGGGACTCAGCAGCTATGGCTGGAGggcttgctttgttttcctgtttatttcCTTGTATTTTGCCTTAGTTGTCACTTCTActgtctttcctttttccatctctctcttctttttctcccgagtcccccacctccatcctcaactcttccttttcttcctggcatccctgtctctctctgacatttcttcctctttctctgccttccacattcCTGTCTCCCTGTCCGTCTGCTCCCTCTCCCAGACCCATTCCCAACACTCTAATCTCCTATTTTTCACTCTCAGAATTTTCTTTCCCACAGACTATGCCAAGGGCTTTGGTGGCCAATATGGAATCCAGAAGGACCGAGTGGATAAGGTAAACAGAGGATACCATGGTCTCGGGAGTCTCTCTGTGGTAAAGGAGCTGCACGGAGGAtagcaagagaaaggagaagccagaAGCCAGATGGAACTCTTGGAGCTGGGTCACCAAGGAGCATGAATTCTATAACCTGAGGTTTATCTGAGAAGAGTGGAGGGGGCAGAGAGTTAGCACGGAAAGGGAGATACTAGGGAGATTGGACATGACATTTCAGGCATTTCTTAGTCCTGTCTGGTCTCTTCCTGCTCTGTGTTACCATACTGTATGTTCAGTGACTCCTCTTCCTGTGTGAGCAAGGACCTTGCTCCATTCTGGGTATAAATGGGCTCAGAAACTTGCAATTCTAAGTCCATTGAGCTTTCAAAGGGGGAGCTGAGCTCGCCAGTAGAGTTTTTTACCCTtctctctgatggaggagggtcatatgtctattggttaataaagaaactatcttggcctttaataggacagaaaattaggtaggcagagtagacagaacagaattctgggagaaagaaagccgagtcaggcagttgccatagctctcctctccaaggtggatgcaggttaagatcttaccggtaagctaccacctcgtggtggtacacagattattagaaatgggttaatctagatgtgagagctagccagtaagaggctagagctaatgggcctagcagtgtttaaaagaatacagtttccgtgtaattatttcgggtaaagctagccagtgcgggagccaggtggcgggaagcggcccgccgctcctattactacagaatgacGCCTATTCCTATATCACTCTCCCACCAGATAATATTGCAGACCCAGTCCAACTGTTACCTACTACATGGCTACGGATGCCTCCCAGGGTGGCTCTTTCCCCCAGTGCTGGCTCATGGATCACTACCCTTCTGCTTCCCCTGACTATATACACTGTTCTTCTGCCTGCAGAGTGCCGTTGGCTTCAATGAAATGGAGGCCCCAACCACAGCCTATAAGAAGACCACCCCCATAGAAGCCGGTTAGTCTTAATTCCCTTCTCAGTGCCCTTCAGtgttttttctcttctgactCTCTCCTCCTTTGGCCACTGAGATAAGCCAAGGAGGATGAGAGCACTACTCTCACCAGTCCAGGGTCTTGTCTCCGAGAAAATCCAGACCTACTGGATGGCAAGAGGAGCGGCATTCGGGAAGAAActagggacagagacacagagagacaagagtGAGGCGTTAGCTGGGGAATACAGATAGAGTAGACCTTTGGGATGGGGGATAGGGTGGTGGCGGGTGGAGATACATAGATTTAAAGACTATGGGCTGAGAAAGATGCTGGTTCAGGAactcataattttaaaaggaCAGCTGGTGCTTTGGTCATAGGGAACCTGAGCTTCAGTGCCATGTGATGCCCAAGTCCTAGTGTCCTCTCAAAACCTCTGTACCTTCCCCTCCTGTAGCACCTGCACTACAGGACCTTATACGAgccaggaaaggggctggagatttaaacacatatgcacacatgcagagacatGGAGACATGGATCATCTGTGATACAAGAACGCCAACTTTATTTAGCTCCAGGGAAGCTTCCATTGGGATCCTTAACTggtagccacgccccagctcttgggatttccagctgtaaaacccaccagaagccacttcccctgccatcaggaactcgtgagggtctcgtgctcagagcggCTGCAGGCACAGGagaacaagttgtttactccgttcagtccagcaggcaaagggtctgagacaggcaaagaaagtcaaggggccaggggtctgccgCCTCCAACACCCTCCATGAGTCACCTCCTCATCTTCTTTCCTCCTGTATAGTTAAcagatctctctctttttttaaaagctctatttcctctctccactcaCAATCCAAGACACCCTTAATTTTCCTCATCTGTGTTTGCAGCTTCCAGTGGTGCCCGTGGGCTGAAAGCAAAATTTGAGTCCATGGCTGAGGAGAAGAGGAAgcgagaggaagaagagaaggcccAGCAGATGGCCAGGCAGCAACAGGAGCGAAAGGCTGTGGTGAAGATGAGCCGCGAAGCTCAGCAGCCACCGAGGCCTGTGGAAGAGCCAGCAGTGCCAGCCCCAGTGCCCAAGAAGATCTCCTCAGAGGTGAGTGCATGCTTATTGGGGGTCCAAGATCTCTTGACCTGACTGGTGTCCCAGGTGTCCAAGTGAtgggcaaaaaataaataaataaatagaaggcaGATGTCTGAGCAGAGTCTGTTGTGCTTGTCTTTGCGAAGATTCCATGTGTGTAATTGGTCCCAGGTAGCAGAAGGTCAagagaaaacaacaacacaacaacaaagcCATCAGGATTTATAGACTCTACCCGTTAGAGTCTCTGTAATAAGAGTCTAACAGATAGCAGGTCACCAGCAACAACCGGTGGCCTTTGCTGTGCCAAGTGGTTACCAGCTGCAATAGGTACCCTTTGCTGGACCAACTAAAGATGAAGGAGCCATCATCCCCTTGTTCTTCAGGTCTGGCCTCCAGCAGACAGTCACCCACCCCCAGAACCTGAACCcatgagaagcagaaaagaacacCCCGTTCCCTCTCTGCCCAGGATGCAGACTCCACCACAGAATTCCCCGGAGGTAAGCAGTGTCCCAGAGAGTGTCTGTCCCTACACCATCCTGTTATGTCTTGGACTGTATAGGGGCAGCCAATCTTACTCTGGTTTTAACATTGAAAGTCCTGCATTCTGGAAACTCCCTAGTCCCGAGCAAACCTGGACAGTTGGTTCTCTTAGCTGTGGTAGGCCAACAGTGTGCTTTTGCTTTGATGTTCCTCTGGTTTTCCAAAGgctctgccttgctttccataCCCCTCACCTCACACCTTGAGTTCCCTCCTGTCACTTCCTTTGAGAGGGCAAATGTTTTAGGAGACTGGGAATGAAGAGCAGACCGTttctgaggaaaggagggaagaggttGGGTGGCAAGGGTGTTGGCAACCCCATTAGGTCATCATTGAATCCTCTTGGCTCACACATCTCTCCTCAGGACGAGGAGCCTCCAGCCCTGCCCCCTAGGACTCCCGAAGGCCTCCAGGTGGTGGAAGAGCCAGTGTATGAAGCGGAGCCTCAGCAGGAGCCTGAGAACGACTATGAGGACGTTGGGGAGCTCGATCcgcgggaggaggaagagggagactaTGAGGATGTGCTGGAGCCCGAGATCACCCCTTCTCTGTCCTACCAGGCTGGTGAGTGGGGTAATGGGGAGGGGAAAGCAGCTCCAAAATGTGGTCAGTTTCTGGGCATCAGAGATGGAGGGGGAATCTCCCCTTTCTGCCCagtgagatcatgtctttttGCTTTCTCCATGTAATGTTTATATTTCTCATTATTCAGAATCATCTGCTGAGGCTGGTGGTACAGGGACCTCTGCTGTAGCCCTGTATGATTACCAAGGAGGTAAGCGTGAAGCCCCTTGAAGGGCCTGGCACACCTGTGTCCCCTGATACATAGGAAAAATGGTGGGTTCTGAGGGTCAAGGAAGAGCCTAAAAGACTGGGCCTGTTTCCTTCCCTGAGGCTTAGAGTTGGCACAGACAGGCACTAGGGGATTCCTGTCTAACCATCCTAATGTCTCCTCAACTTCCTCCCCAGAGGGAAGCGATGAGCTCTCCTTTGATCCAGATGACATCATCACTGACATTGAGATGGTGGATGAAGGCTGGTGGCGGGGCCGTTGCCATGGCTACTTTGGACTCTTTCCTGCAAACTATGTCAAGCTCCTCTAGTGAGCAGCCCCATTGTCTTCTGTTACTCCAATTCCCCAGGTTCAAAACGGCTCTGCCTCCTCCTACCCATTCCACAGGATTGCTGCAAAGGACCTAATAGCATGCCATGGAGCACCTGGATTCAGACAGACCTCCCTCTCCTGCTTTATTAAGAGCTTTAGGTAGAGGCAGCACAAGGCAGGGGCCTTCCCTCTGCATCCACTCTTCCCTGGGATAACTCATAGCATCATCTGTggtcctgcctccctcccaacaccgccctctgctctcctccctcttgagtgctggcattcCCCTGTATGCTAGCCATCAGGGAAGCTCTTGCTAGGCAGCCTGATTTTGCCTGGTTGTgcttttttgctcattttttcccATAAGATAGAAATTGGAACTGTCTTTTCCGTTTAGACATAAAACTGAGAATAAAGCAAGACTGTGGCTTTGAACACTTTGTACTGGGGTAAGTGGTGCTCTTAGTGAGGCCTCTCTGGCCCTGACTCTACATCCCTCATCCACATGAACACAGAAGACTCCCTCTAGTCTTGTGTTTAGGATGTGGTGCTCTTACCATTGCCCAAATCCTGTGCCTTAGGGGTCAGGAGCTAGGCCTGTTTATGTGGCTGTACCTTAGTCTGTCCAAAACAGACAAGCCTATTACTGCCTTACTGaaggtttctgctgctgtgataaaaatacatgaccaaaagcaacttgtgaaggaaagggtttatttcagtctACAATTCTCAAATcatactccatcactgagggaagtcaggacagggccTCAGAGCAAGAACCTAGTGGTAAGAACTGAAGGAAAAACCAgtgagaaatgctgcttactagcttgctccctatggcttgccCAGGCTGCTTTCTTACACACCCAGAAATggtaccgcccacagtgggcggggCACTGCCCACATCAACCACTAAGAAAATAagtcctacagacttgcctatggaGGAAtcctatggagacattttctcaattaacatTACTTCCCAGGTATGTCTAAGTCTGTCAAGTTGAGAAAAACCAGCACACCCAATGGCAGCAATGTGGAGTAGCAGGGTCAGGGGACATCCAGATTAAGGCTTTAGCAGTTGTATGAAGTTAGCTTCCCAGCTGGGAAAACAACCAGGCTTTTCCAGCTCATGGtgattgtgtgtgcgtgcatgcgtgcatgcgtgtgtgtaagtgtgtaaatATGTGCAGGTGCACTTGTGGGTTCGAGTGTATACAGGTGTGTGTTGGCTAGCGGGCAACGTTGGCTGTTAGTCCTCAGGAATGTAACCCACTTCTTTTAAAGAAGGATTTCTCTTTGATTTGgggctcaccaattaggctagattctgctggccagggagccccagggatcctcttgtctctgcctccttagttctAAGATTATCAGCAAATGCCACCACCATGTggcattttacatgggttctggagattaaactcaggtcctcattcttggtaggcaagcacttcactagctgagccatctccctcacCCCCTGGAACATGGTGAGTTCTTGAGGCAAAAGCACAGATTCAGATTAGAGAAttgaaaataggaaagaaagaaaagactaacACCAAAGGAGAGTGAGTTGAACAAAATCAAGCGAGCTGAAGTGTGACTGGGGAAAGGTCCAGACTCCCTGGTACCAGGACCGTTGGAGCCCATGTCCAGGAAAGGGTAGACAGAGACAGTCTGTGCGGTCCAGAGTTAGAATGGATAGGAAAAGAGATGAGGACACCCAGGCAGCCACGATCATCAAAAAGTGACTCCTTGAGCATCCTGccatctctgtgtctggctggtggactgcctggcttcttgccttgGGAGTGtccctttatttctctttattctcttcttttttctcttctcttccctcaagcctagatttctcctgtTTATTTTGCCTGCCAggcccacctatcctttctctgcctagctattggccattcagctctttattagaccagtcaggtgccttaggcaggcaaggtaaaacagcagcacatctttacatagttaaacaaaggcagcataaacaaatggaacacatctttacacagttaaagtaatatttgaCAGTATAAACAAGCATAACTCATCTTCATACAGTTAAATTCCCATAACCCCTTTCAGAGTACAAAGCAGCTTTTATTTCCCAATAGAGAGACTGTGGGTTTGCTGGTGTATAGAAGTGACCATAGATACATAAAACTGTGTTCTCCATTTCAAGTTGATTTGGCATCATGCATACATTAGACTGTGcagtgttgttgctgttgctttaaATCTCCCTCTAATTCTCACCTTGCTTCTCATTTGACCTTCTCTTCTTAGACAAGTTTCCTTCTCAAGTCCCTATGCTGCTCAGGGAACAAGTCATTTGTGGCTCTAtctaccccccctcccccacattctGCTACTTTCCACCTCTCAGTTGTCTTTCCCAAGGGTGATGTTCATCAAAGACTCTGCTCAGGGATGTCTTCCTGCCTAGGCTCTATGCTTGCTATacatccctcttcctcctcagctgCTGCTTAAACCAAAGCCACATGGAGCTGCCTTGCTTCCACCACAGAGAACCCACCGCTCATGTCCATTCATCAAGCCTGGTGCCTCTGAAAAGGTCCTTTTTGCTATGTCTTCCCTCTTCTTACCAAGTGAGCGTATCTCTAGGGATCACGGAATGCCTGGGGTATCTTGATTTCCTTTAACATAAACAATGAATTCCCTTATAAAATGTCTGATGATGTCATCTTTGTACTGCTCTGAGACAGGAATTGGTGGGGGGAACGTGTGGCTGACCCATCCACACCCCAATCGGGGTGGGGGCCCTGACTGCTCTCCTTGGCCAGGTTGCCTCCCACAGTGCACGTTGTCAGGTCAGAGTCCTgtggcctctctgtctctctgcagctcctAGTTCATAGAGATAGAGTTCTGGGTTTGTTTCCAAgctctgtagttctctttctctgAGAACTCCATTCCGCTGCGTGGGAAGAAGCCAGAACTGATGCCTGAAGACCTTGCTTTCTTTTTGCCTACTTTTTGTTTAGCTGTTTTCAGCTACTCGTCTTCACTGAACAAAGTATCAAGAGAACACTCTAGATACAGTTTTAGAAAATGATGACTCACAAAAAAGTGGTGAAATCCAAACCGAACTATAAAGATTAGGAGTCCTAGCATCGTGCTAACAATGGGATGAGAGGAACATAGTGAACAGTGAGCACACTTTCAGTCTGGGCTCGCTCTGCTGCTGCCTGCCTGACCCCTTGCAGAGGCACCAGCTCCGTCATCCGCACCAGCTTCTTCCTCTGCACCAGCTTCTTCATTTGCACCAGCTTCTTCCTCTGCACCAGCTTCTTCATTTGCACCAGCTTCttcctctgcaccagctccttcctctgcaccagcttcttcctctgcaccagctccttcCTCTGCACCAGCTTCTTCCTCTGCACCAGCTTCTTtctctgcaccagctccttcCTCTACACCAGCTCCTTCATTTGCACAGCTTCTTCATCTGCACAGCTTCTTCCTCTGCACCAGCTTCTTCCTCTGCCCTGATTCGAACCATggtcagacagacagatgctcAGACAACAAGCTCACAGGTTGGCAAGTCTCCATTATTTGCATTCTTGGCTAGTGGTTCCCTGTGCTGCCTGGCCGGTTCCCTGTGATTTCTGGCCTCCCTTTGCCTTGTTTTCCATTAGCTTGAGAACTTCTAGGATTGCTGGGAAATGGCACCTATTAAGGGAATAGGAACTTAACCTAAGATAAATTACTTTTCTGGTTCCAGGTTTCCAGTTTCCTTAAATAGGCCAGGGAGGGAGACTATATTCTTTCACTGTGGCCAGAGGACACAAAGCCATCTTGAGTAGATCAGCCCCATGTGGTTCTCAATTTAGCATCACCACAtctttaaaacttattttgtaAACAAGTAAGAGTCGCATTGAATTATAGCCATTGAGTAGCTACGTGAGATCTGATTTGTCCCACTAAAAGGGGAGCACGTCCTGACTTAGCATTGCTGGTATAGCATCCTTTAGAACAGTGGCTGCCAACCAGCAGTGACTTTGTTCTCGGAGACCTTTGGCCTTTCCTTCATTTTAAGGACTTTCTTTCTTACACAAGACACTACGCAACTGACTATTTTGCTTTGGCCTGTGGTTTCCATGAAACAGCCATGCTCACCCAGTGCGGTCCATCCTGTTGGGTTGTGTTGGAACCATCTGGGCTTTGATGCAGTAGAGTTACTAAATGGCCACTAACTCTCAAGAAAGACCACACTCTAGAACCTTCCAGTTGGGTTCCCGCCACCTGAGATACCCTGAGGCCATTGTACCTCCGACCCTGTTGCCATATTGCCTGCTCCAAGAACTTGAAGGTGGTTTGTAAACTAGATAGCACAGTGTAGAATCACTAGACTATGATGGTTGCAGAATTTCCTGACCCTCTAGTCAACCAAGGATGGGTTCATTTTTCAAATGGCCTTCAGTTACTTATTTTCTCTCAGACTGACCTGTTTTaggaaatgaaaagaggaaagagcTAAGATAAGGCACCATCATACAAGCCATAGCTCAGAAAGCTAGTGTCCTAGTGCAGTCGCTAAAGCCTGAAGGATCTCACACATTCTCGCGACCCAGTGAAGCAGATACGTGGGCCTCAGAGGGATGTCCTCACACCGTAGTGTCCCACTTTCCGTTAC is from Microtus pennsylvanicus isolate mMicPen1 chromosome 1, mMicPen1.hap1, whole genome shotgun sequence and encodes:
- the Hcls1 gene encoding hematopoietic lineage cell-specific protein yields the protein MWKSVVGHDVSVSVETQGDDWDTDPDFVNDISEKEQRWGAKTIEGSGRTEHINIHQLRNKVSEEHDILKKKELESGPKASHGYGGRFGVERDRMDKSAVGHEYVADVEKHSSQTDAARGFGGKYGVERDRADKSAVGFDYKGEVEKHASQKDYSHGFGGRYGVEKDKRDKAALGYDYKGETEKHESQRDYAKGFGGQYGIQKDRVDKSAVGFNEMEAPTTAYKKTTPIEAASSGARGLKAKFESMAEEKRKREEEEKAQQMARQQQERKAVVKMSREAQQPPRPVEEPAVPAPVPKKISSEVWPPADSHPPPEPEPMRSRKEHPVPSLPRMQTPPQNSPEDEEPPALPPRTPEGLQVVEEPVYEAEPQQEPENDYEDVGELDPREEEEGDYEDVLEPEITPSLSYQAESSAEAGGTGTSAVALYDYQGEGSDELSFDPDDIITDIEMVDEGWWRGRCHGYFGLFPANYVKLL